From the genome of Acidaminococcus sp.:
TCATTGATCTGATACTTAAATCCCAAGGTGTTCGTCCAAACGTATTATTTGAGGCAATAAATCCCACAACTATTCTCGAAATGATCCAAGCAAACATATGTTGCGGATTTGTATCGCGTTTATCTTCTGTTGGTTACAGTAAGAATATCGACTATTATTCCTTCCCAATGCCATTACGATGGGATGTAGCTGTTTCTTATCCTAGTGGTGTAAAACTTAGTAAAGCAGAATTAGATTTTGTTGATATGGCTAAAAATTATTGGATGGGCAAAATAGGAGAAGCATGAAAAAAATTTATTTATACTAGACTAGTAATTTGAGAAAATTCTGCGGTCAAGCTATAGAAAATAATCTACGGCATTAAGCAAGAACAGAAGGAAATACAAAATTAGAAAGTACCATGGACATTAGAAAAAGAAAAGATATGAACTTTTCCTTATCTCATTTTCGTGAAAAACTGGAATAGATAGCATCCATTCTCACAATTAAACCATTAGATACAGATGAAAATTTTATGTCTACTATTGATTTGCCGTAGGAAACTGATCTTAAGATAAAAAGAACGAATAAAATGAAAAGCCCCGCTTCATAGAGTGGAGAGGGGCTTTTTGGAAGATTAATTTAGTATACACAGACGGAGAGAGTAATCAGAATTACCGGCTGAATCCGGCGTTGATATGGTACTACTCTCCTTCGGGCGATAAAAGAGATGAGAAAAGAGCTTTTCAAATGAAAATGGCGTTTGCCATGACGGGCTGCATGCCTTCTTTTAAGAGATCACTGTATACGGCAGCGACGGAGCGGTGGTCTGCAATTTCGAACTGGTCGTCTCCTTCGTCCTTTTGATGGCTGTGGGCGCCGATACCCGTACTGACACCGGCTGAAATCTTGGTCGTGGCAATCTGCATGAGGGCGTCGCGGACGCGGGCCACTTCGCGCGTGGAGACCGTAATGGGCGCACTTGGCATGAAGAGGCGGTAAGCGCAGCAAATCTGGAGAAGTTCTTTTTCTCCGACGCCCATGGGATAGATGGTGTCGTTGTTTTTGATGGGACGGAGACGAGGGCAGGAAAAGGCAATTTCAGCCTGAGGATACTTGCGCTGCAGCAGGTATCCGTGAAGCCCTGTGGCAAAGGCATCGCGTCGAAAATCCGAAAGCCCCAGAAGCGCACCGAGACCGACACCGCGCATTCCGCCTAAAATGGCCCGTTCCTGCGTATAGAAACGGTAAGGGAAGACGCGTTTATTGCCGGCCAGGTGCAGTTTTCCGTACAGGTTATGGTCGTAGGTTTCCTGAAAGACGGTTACGAAATCACAGCCGCATTCATGGAGATAGCGGTAGTCTTTGACGTTGACCGGGTAAATCTCAAGACCGACAATGCGAAAATAGCGGCGTGCCATCTTGCAGGCTTCTCCAATGTAGGATACAGGAGACATGTGACTGCTTTCACCGGTAAGGATGAGGATCTCTTCGAGGCCGGTATCGGCGATGGTCTTCATTTCTTCTTCCAGCTGGTGATGGTCGAGACGGGCGCGGTGAATCCTGTTATGGCAGTTGAAGCCGCAGTAGATGCAGTAATTCTCGCAGTAATTCGCAATGTAGAGCGGCGTAAAAAGACATACGCTGTTGCCAAAATACCGATTCCGGACAGTCTTGGCCTTTTGTGCGATAGCTTCGAGGTGAGGAAGGGCGGCCGGAGAGAGGAGTGCCCCGAAATCGTGAGGTGACAGGTGTTCGTGAGAGAGCGCGGTGAGTACGTCGCGGTCCGTGTAGGTGGTCTCTTCAAAAACAGTCATGAGGTGTTCTACGTCTGTAAGCATAGTGGAAGGCAGGACATCCATGCCGGGTTCGTAGACCATAGGGTCATGGTGCTCCGCTTTATAGGTCTTCCGCGCTTCGTCCGTGATAATCGTAGGATTAATCTTTTCTTGTTCCATGGCAGCCTCCTTTATGCTTCATCCCGTAAAAAGCCGGTAAGAGGAGAAGATGGATCGGCACCCTTAGATAAGACGCGGCCGAGCCCCGACCGGTAAGCGAGGCGACCCGACTCGATAGCAAGGCGGAAGGCCGTTGCCATCCCTACGAGGTCGCCGCTTGTGGCAATAGCTGTGTTGGCCATGATAGCTGTTACGCCCATTTCCATGGCGGCGCAGGCTTCCGACGGCTTCCCGATGCCGGCGTCGACAATGATGGGAAGGTCGATTTCATCCAGAAGGATTTGAATCCACTCCTTATTGACGAGACCCTTATTGGAACCGATTGGGGCGGCGAGGGGCATAATGGTGGCCGCTCCTGCGTCCTTCAGGGCACGGGCTGCCGTGAGGTCAGGGAACATGTAGGGCATGACGACGAATCCTTCTTTGGCGAGGACTTCCGTAGCCTTGATGGTTTCTGTATTATCAGGGAGCAGATAGCGGGAATCCTTCATGATTTCTATTTTGATGAAGGGCGTCTTGCAGATTTCTCTTGACAGGCGGGCAATGCGTACCGCTTCCTCCGCATTGCGGGCACCGGACGTGTTGGGAAGAACCGTAACGTCTTTTGGAATATAATCCATAATATTTGCCATGCCGCCGGGATTTACGCGGCGCAGGGCGAGGGTGACCATTTCGGCACCGGCCCCTTGTACAGCGGCTTCGATAAGGTCCAGGGAAAATTTTCCGGAGCCCAGGATGAAACGGGACGTAAAGGTATGTCCCCCAAGATTCCAGGTATCAGATTGTGTCATGATAAACTCCTTTCAGTGTACCGATAAGGGAAGGAACAAGCTGAGAACAGTCCCTGCCCAGAATGAGGCATTATTTTTCATCTAAGAGAAGCTGGGTGACGGTATTAGCCATCATCCCTGCACAGATTGCGACTCGCGGGGCCATAAGCCCGGCATTTTTCCGCGGCGCTGTTTTTTCGTCGCCGCACAGGTAAAAGTGTTCACTTACCTTCCGTACCTTCATGAGATTGCTGTGACCGCAGCCCGCCATGCCGCTGCCGCTTACAAGAATTGCTTCGGGCAGCCTGCGGCGCACTTCCGTGACGAGCATGGCTTTTTGATCGGCCCGGTCAAAGGCCTCACAAATGATGGGCGAGGTTCCGACGCATTCCAGAACATTTTCCGGTGTAATGCGGGCCGTCACAGTTTCATAGGAAAGGTACGGATTGATTTTTTTGAGAAAAGAAAGTAGTGCTTCCGTTTTGAGCATCCCTACGTGTTCGATGAAATAGGACTGGCGGTTGAGATTTGTCCAGTCGACTGTGTCAAAATCCACGAGGCGGAGATGACCCACGCCGATGCGGCAAAGATTCACGGCAATGTTGGAACCCAGACCTCCGAGTCCGCAGATGGTGACGGCACCGCGAGTCAGCTTATCCTGTACAACCTTGCCATGGCGTGCGCACAAGGCTTCATAAAGGGAAATCGCCAGGGAATCGCTATTTTTCTGCGGCGGCCATGTTGTAATACGCTTATCAGCCTCCTCCGACAAAGCTCACCACCTCCAATCGCATGCCATCTTGAAGGGCTGTTTCTGCCCATTCTTCCCGGCAGAGCATGGAACCGTTCTGCTCCACCGCGGTCAGGTCTTTCCTTACACCCATCGCTTCCACGACTTGTGCTACTGTCGTTTCAGGGGGATAAGACTGCTTTTTACCATTGACGATGACCGTAATCATCTTATAAGCCTCCTTTTCCCGGAAAGGTAAAAAAGGCCCACGAAAGTTGGCACCCGAGGTGGTGCCCCCCTTCGTGGACCTTTTGTGTCCCCTCACAAGATTATGCAGTTTTTTAAACAAAAAAGCGGGAATCGATTCCGATCCCCGCATGTGTACGCGTCATCCCTACGTTGGCATTATCCAAATCAGGTTATGGGTCGAAGTCGTTACTTCCTCTCAGCCGAAGCTCCCCGTCTATTCTGTTTACCTTTTTAGCATATCCACTAAACAATTTTTTGTCAAGTCCCGCTGCAAGGGCGTTACAGACTAGAAATTAATTGGCAGAGATTCTGTCCGCACTTTATCTACAGTAAAAACGACGGCCAGCGACCTGCGACCAGCGTAAAAGGGGCTGTGAAATATGCGTATGCATTATTTTCACAGCTCCTTTTTTCATTCAGGCATTCTTGATAACATTGTCGACAATCGTATCCAGAGCGTCACGGCAGCCTTTACTCAGGTTGTCCAGCGGTTTGCCGTTATCTTCCGCAGCAACGACCATTGGATCGATAGGAATGCGGCCGAGGAACGGCAGGTTCTTTTCCTTGGCCAGGGCTTCGCCGCCGCCGACCTTAAAGATATCGACTTCTTTGCCGCAGTGCGGGCAGATGAAACCACTCATATTTTCAACAACACCGCAGATGGGTACGTTGCCCATGCGGCAGAAGTTGACAGATTTTCTGACGTCTGCCAGGGAAACGCGCTGCGGAGTCGTTACGATGATTGCCTTGGCATCGCGAATGGTTTGAATGACCGTCAGCGGTTCATCACCTGTTCCGGGAGGGCAGTCGACAATCAAATAATCGAGGGCCGGCCATTCCGTGTCGGACATGAATTGACGAATGGCACCGATTTTCAGCGGGCCTCTCCAGACCAGCGGATCATCCTCATTGGCAAGCAGCCCCTGTGCGGACAGGAAATACAGGTTATCGCTGTACTTAAAAGGCAGGAGTTTGTCACCTTCAGCGCGCAGATGGGCATCCTCATAACCAAGCATGCCGGCGACACTCGGACCGTGCAGATCGACATCCATGATGCCGACACGATAGCCGCGTTCACTCAGGATGAGCGCTAAGTCAACGGCTACAGTGCTTTTGCCGACGCCGCCCTTGCCGCTCATGACAATCAGCTTATGCTTGACCTGGCTCAGAAAATTGGAAATGGCAATATCCTGAGGGTCTCTTGTATTTTTTTTGCTGCATCCATCACAGCTGGAAGCAGAACAATTTTCACAATCGCTCATGTGTTTCAGATCCTCCTCTTCTTAAAACATACTTCTACAATTATAGGAAATATACGGCAGAATTGCAATTAGTCAAAAAAACAAGATTTACTCATTATAAACAGAGTGTGAGCACAATGGCAGCCGGATTCTTTTTTTCAAAAACTAAATTTCAGTAAAAAAGACACATTTCCTTCATGATTTACTCATTGATTTCATGTATAATAAATAAGATAAAATTGATTGAGGAGGCTTTGCCATGAAACTGCAATGGAAAAAATTAGCGGCCGGTGCCATGCTGCTTTCTATGTGTGCGGTTCCCGCTGCTTTTGCGGCAGAAAGGGGGCCTTTGGCTGATGGTGAGATTTTTGCAACAAATCAGGTAGCGAAAAGTGGTCACGTACTTTATAAAGATAAAACGGACCGCAGCAAGTGGACCCATAACGGCGATGTGAAACCGGATGGATTTGTAGGAACTGCTTTTGTGCCTGATATTTTGGGTGCAACAGACTCCTCCGAGCCGGCTATCGATGCCATTAAGAAAAGCACTCATACGACAGAAAAAATCAAAGCAGCTGAAAAGAAATACAGCGGAAAAGATTACGCTAAATCCCTGGTCGTTTATGCAGCTATGAACACTAACGGCAATGACGGCGATCTGGCTATTCAGAAGGTAGAACTTCTGGGACGTCTGCTTAACGTTACGGTTGCTATTAAGGACAGCGCTGCTCCTGCAGCTGACGGCTCTGAAGCATTGTACAAAGATCAGGCCGTTGTGATTCCTCTGAAGAAACTGCCGAAATACGGCAGCCTTCGCGTTCGTTTCGTAGATACGACAGGACATGGCCTGGAAGACGTGGATGTTTCTCTCGGGTTATAAAATTTGTAACAATTTTTCCATAAAAATGTTAAATTGAATTAAATTGTATCAAAAGTTTGACGGGGAATGGCTGGCGGTGTTAGAATGTCCCCATCAATCATTATTAAAGGCGGTTTCATGATGACAAATGCAATGCTTTCCTGGGCAACTGAACAGTTTGGTTATGCCTACCAGAGCTACTTTTATGGCTTTGGCTATTTTGCATGCGTAAAACTGAATGGTGTGCCGGTCGTAAAGCGAGATTGCTAAGATTTCCGGGCTTCAGTATCCGGAATGGTGAGAACCGTAAATGAGCAGACTCCTTGCGAGTCTGCTTTTTTTATTAGAAAGGGAGGAAAGTAGAAATGATTATTGTAATGAAGAAAGATGCCCCTGTAGCAGCAGTAGAGGAGATTAAGGAAGGGCTTATTAAGAGGGGCTTCAAAATTCATGAAAGTATTGGTGCCACACAGACAATCCTGGGCGTTATCGGTGATACGAGTGTCCTGGATCCGGAAGAATTTATGGTGAATCCCAATGTGGAAAACGCGATGCGGGTGCAGCAGCCCTTTAAGCGCGCTAACCGAATGTTCCATCCGGAGGACAGTATCATCGATGTCAGCGGCGTGAAAGTGGGCGGCCCCAATTTTACCGTGATTGCCGGACCGTGTTCCGTAGAAAGCCAGCCCCAGATGGATACGATTGCCGCGTCTGTTCAAAAAAGCGGTGCTGTCATGCTCAGGGGCGGTGCTTTTAAGCCCCGGACCTCTCCGTACTCTTTCCAGGGACTGGGCGACAAGGGCCTCGATATGATTGAAAGAGCAGGCAAAGCCAATCATCTGCCCATCGTCACGGAAATCATGTCCGCCGACAAACTGGATCTCTTTGTAGATAAAGTAGATCTTATCCAAGTCGGTGCCCGCAACATGCAGAACTTTACCCTGCTTAAAGAGCTGGGCAAAGTCAATAAACCGATTCTGCTGAAGCGCGGCCTTGCCGCTACCATTGAAGAGTGGCTGATGAGTGCCGAATACATCATGTCGGAAGGCAATGAAAACGTCATTCTCTGTGAACGGGGTATCCGTACGTTTGAAACCTATACCCGGAATACTCTGGATCTCAGCGCGATTTGTGCTGTAAAACGCCTGAGCCATCTGCCGGTTATCGTAGACCCGAGCCATGCCACCGGTAAATCCTGGATGGTAGCCTCCATGGCACGTGCTGCCCTGGCCGCTGGCGCTGATGGCCTGATTATTGAGGTTCATAATGATCCGCAGCATGCACTTTGTGATGGAGCTCAAAGTTTGAAACTGGATGAATTTGCGTCACTGATGGATGACCTGCGCAAGATTGCTCCGGTCGTTGGCAGAAAGTTATAAGTATCAGGGATACCGTTGAAACAATAAGGTAACTTGAAACAAGCTGCCGAACAAAATCTTGTTTTCCTGAGGAGGAAAATGGCATGAAAAAACTGGAAGATACCGTTTTTGCCATTGTGGGTCTGGGACTGATCGGCGGCTCCTATGCAAAGGCACTGCGGAATCGCAAAGCAAAGCGTATTATCGGGATGAACCGTAATCATATCGTATCGCTCATGGCAAAAGATGAAGGCTATATCACGGATATAGCCGATGACAATCCGGAACTTCTGCGGGAAGCGGACATCATTATCTGTGCCCAGTATCCGGGAGTGTTTGTTTCCTTTGTGCGGGATCACGTGAAATATTTCAAAAAAGATGTAGTGTTGACGGATGCCATGGGTATAAAGGGAGATATGCCCGATCAGATAGATGCGCTTCTGGGGCCTGATATGGATTTTGTCCCGGCTCATCCGATGGCAGGGCGCGAAGGCCGCGGGTATGGCCAAAGTTCTTCCCGAATTTTTGAAGGCGCAAATTTCATTATCATTAAACGCCCCCATAATAAAAGGGAAAATGTGGAATGGATTCGCGATATCGCTCTTGAAATCGGGTGTGGCCGTGTTGTGGAATTGACTGCCCAGGAACATGACGGTATCATTGCCTATACGAGTGATTTGCCGCATATCATGGCTGTATCGCTGATTAACAGTGAGTCTATGACGCCGAAGACAAAATATTTTGTAGCCGGCAGTTTTCGCGATGCAACGCGTGTAGCCGATATCAATGCGGATCTCTGGACGGATTTGTTCCTGCTGAATAAAAAACCGGTACTTTCTGAAATCGAGCGGTTGGAAGCGCAGCTGCAGAAATGGAAAAGGGCACTGCAGATGGAGGACAGGAAGACACTGCATGAGATGATGGATAGTGCCAAGATGAGGAGAAGGGATATGTTTTATGGAAAACATTAATGTCGAACTCGGCAAAGATTCCTATACAATTGAGATTGAGCGTGGCTTGTGGGCAGAGATGGGAAAGAAAATTCGCGGTCTTTCTAAGGCTGATAAGGTGGCCGTCATTACCGACGAGACTGTGAATGCTCTCTATGGCGAAAGTCTGGATGAGCAGCTTGTCAAAGAAGGTTTTGAAGTGAAACGCCTTGTGATGCCGGCAGGAGAGGACCATAAAAATCTGGAAACCTTTACCCGTATGGTACGTGCCTGCGCCGACTTTGGCATGACGCGGAAGGATCTTGTGATTTCTCTGGGCGGCGGTGTGCCCGGGGACCTGGGCGGTTTTGTGGCCGCAAGCTTTTTGCGCGGCGTTGCTTTTATTCAGATTCCGACGACGCTTCTGTCTCAGATCGACAGCAGCGTCGGAGGCAAGGTCGCTGTTGATCTGCCGGAAGGAAAAAATCTGGTAGGAGCTTTTTACCAGCCGAAAGCTGTCTTTATCGACCCCAATCTTCTGCGTTCCCTGCCGGAACGGTATCTGCACGATGGTTTTGCCGAAGTCATTAAATGTGCTTCCTTCGGGGATAAGGATCTTTTCGAAAAGCTTGAAAAATTGCAGAGCGATAAGGAAATCCTGGACATGGCACCCCTCATGATCAGCCGCTGCATCAAGATCAAAGTCAAAGTGGTGGAGGAGGATGTCCGCGATACAGGTGCTCGTATGGTGCTGAATTTCGGCCATACCATCGGTCATGCTGTAGAACGGTTTTATCATTATGAAAAATATACCCATGGCGAAGGCGTTGCCATCGGCATGGTCCGTCTGACACGCCAGACCGAACGCATGGGGATTACGGAAAAGGGTACGGCTGCCCGCATTGAGCGTTTGCTGGCACGGCATCATATTCCGGTAGATGATCCCATTTCGACTCAAGATGTGCTGAAGGGAATCGCCATGGATAAAAAGAAACGCGGCAATCGGATTACGCTGGTCATTGTACCGGCGCTGGGCAGCAGCCTGCTCAAAAATGTGGCAATGACTGAACTGGGACCTTATGTGGAGCGTATATCATGACAACCATTACCATTAGCCCTTCTGCCCTGACAGGCAGTGTGACTGTTCCTTCTTCCAAAAGTATGGGGCATCGTGCGCTTATTTGCGCAGCGCTTGCTGAAGGGGAAAGCCGTGTCGAAAGGGTCAGTGTTTCCAAGGATATTGAAGCGACCA
Proteins encoded in this window:
- the thiH gene encoding 2-iminoacetate synthase ThiH, producing the protein MEQEKINPTIITDEARKTYKAEHHDPMVYEPGMDVLPSTMLTDVEHLMTVFEETTYTDRDVLTALSHEHLSPHDFGALLSPAALPHLEAIAQKAKTVRNRYFGNSVCLFTPLYIANYCENYCIYCGFNCHNRIHRARLDHHQLEEEMKTIADTGLEEILILTGESSHMSPVSYIGEACKMARRYFRIVGLEIYPVNVKDYRYLHECGCDFVTVFQETYDHNLYGKLHLAGNKRVFPYRFYTQERAILGGMRGVGLGALLGLSDFRRDAFATGLHGYLLQRKYPQAEIAFSCPRLRPIKNNDTIYPMGVGEKELLQICCAYRLFMPSAPITVSTREVARVRDALMQIATTKISAGVSTGIGAHSHQKDEGDDQFEIADHRSVAAVYSDLLKEGMQPVMANAIFI
- a CDS encoding thiazole synthase; the protein is MTQSDTWNLGGHTFTSRFILGSGKFSLDLIEAAVQGAGAEMVTLALRRVNPGGMANIMDYIPKDVTVLPNTSGARNAEEAVRIARLSREICKTPFIKIEIMKDSRYLLPDNTETIKATEVLAKEGFVVMPYMFPDLTAARALKDAGAATIMPLAAPIGSNKGLVNKEWIQILLDEIDLPIIVDAGIGKPSEACAAMEMGVTAIMANTAIATSGDLVGMATAFRLAIESGRLAYRSGLGRVLSKGADPSSPLTGFLRDEA
- the thiF gene encoding sulfur carrier protein ThiS adenylyltransferase ThiF, whose amino-acid sequence is MSEEADKRITTWPPQKNSDSLAISLYEALCARHGKVVQDKLTRGAVTICGLGGLGSNIAVNLCRIGVGHLRLVDFDTVDWTNLNRQSYFIEHVGMLKTEALLSFLKKINPYLSYETVTARITPENVLECVGTSPIICEAFDRADQKAMLVTEVRRRLPEAILVSGSGMAGCGHSNLMKVRKVSEHFYLCGDEKTAPRKNAGLMAPRVAICAGMMANTVTQLLLDEK
- the thiS gene encoding sulfur carrier protein ThiS, with the translated sequence MITVIVNGKKQSYPPETTVAQVVEAMGVRKDLTAVEQNGSMLCREEWAETALQDGMRLEVVSFVGGG
- a CDS encoding Mrp/NBP35 family ATP-binding protein, whose protein sequence is MSDCENCSASSCDGCSKKNTRDPQDIAISNFLSQVKHKLIVMSGKGGVGKSTVAVDLALILSERGYRVGIMDVDLHGPSVAGMLGYEDAHLRAEGDKLLPFKYSDNLYFLSAQGLLANEDDPLVWRGPLKIGAIRQFMSDTEWPALDYLIVDCPPGTGDEPLTVIQTIRDAKAIIVTTPQRVSLADVRKSVNFCRMGNVPICGVVENMSGFICPHCGKEVDIFKVGGGEALAKEKNLPFLGRIPIDPMVVAAEDNGKPLDNLSKGCRDALDTIVDNVIKNA
- the aroF gene encoding 3-deoxy-7-phosphoheptulonate synthase; this translates as MIIVMKKDAPVAAVEEIKEGLIKRGFKIHESIGATQTILGVIGDTSVLDPEEFMVNPNVENAMRVQQPFKRANRMFHPEDSIIDVSGVKVGGPNFTVIAGPCSVESQPQMDTIAASVQKSGAVMLRGGAFKPRTSPYSFQGLGDKGLDMIERAGKANHLPIVTEIMSADKLDLFVDKVDLIQVGARNMQNFTLLKELGKVNKPILLKRGLAATIEEWLMSAEYIMSEGNENVILCERGIRTFETYTRNTLDLSAICAVKRLSHLPVIVDPSHATGKSWMVASMARAALAAGADGLIIEVHNDPQHALCDGAQSLKLDEFASLMDDLRKIAPVVGRKL
- a CDS encoding prephenate dehydrogenase; this encodes MKKLEDTVFAIVGLGLIGGSYAKALRNRKAKRIIGMNRNHIVSLMAKDEGYITDIADDNPELLREADIIICAQYPGVFVSFVRDHVKYFKKDVVLTDAMGIKGDMPDQIDALLGPDMDFVPAHPMAGREGRGYGQSSSRIFEGANFIIIKRPHNKRENVEWIRDIALEIGCGRVVELTAQEHDGIIAYTSDLPHIMAVSLINSESMTPKTKYFVAGSFRDATRVADINADLWTDLFLLNKKPVLSEIERLEAQLQKWKRALQMEDRKTLHEMMDSAKMRRRDMFYGKH
- the aroB gene encoding 3-dehydroquinate synthase, whose protein sequence is MENINVELGKDSYTIEIERGLWAEMGKKIRGLSKADKVAVITDETVNALYGESLDEQLVKEGFEVKRLVMPAGEDHKNLETFTRMVRACADFGMTRKDLVISLGGGVPGDLGGFVAASFLRGVAFIQIPTTLLSQIDSSVGGKVAVDLPEGKNLVGAFYQPKAVFIDPNLLRSLPERYLHDGFAEVIKCASFGDKDLFEKLEKLQSDKEILDMAPLMISRCIKIKVKVVEEDVRDTGARMVLNFGHTIGHAVERFYHYEKYTHGEGVAIGMVRLTRQTERMGITEKGTAARIERLLARHHIPVDDPISTQDVLKGIAMDKKKRGNRITLVIVPALGSSLLKNVAMTELGPYVERIS